The following nucleotide sequence is from Chrysiogenia bacterium.
ACCGGCGACTTCGATGCGGCGGCAAGGGATCTCAAAGACGCGCAGGAGATTTTCTCGGCGCTCAAGAATCCCAAGGACCTGGCGCTCGTGGCCGAGGGCCGCATCGAGTTGGCCGTTCGTGCCCATGACGGCGACGCGGCCGCCTCGGCGCTGCGCACGCTCAAGGGACTCGTCGACGAAAAGGACGAGTACGGCCGGCACAAACTGGCCGTGGTGGAGCTGCGCGTCGAACTGTTGCAGGACTCCCCCGCCCTTCCCTCGCGCCTTGAAAAGGCGGCCGAGCGCGCGCTGGGATTCTTTCAGACCCGCGGCTACCTCTCGCTCCTGTGGGAGACGAGCGCCCTGCTGGGCGAGCTGCGCCTTGCCACGGGAAATCCCGGCGGCGCGCGCGAGGCCCTGCTGCGCGCCAACGACGCCCACGAAGAGATCCGCCGCACGCTTCCCGCGCGCGCGCAGAGCGCCTACGACCAGCGCGCGGCCGTGCGCGCCTTTGCCCGCGCCTGCCGCGAGGCCCAGCTCGACAAGAGCAGCTTCGTGCTGCTGAAGATTCTCGAGTTCAACAAGAAGCTCAACGAGGGCTTCGGCATCCGCGGTGCCAGCGAGTTCCTCACCGACGTGCTCGACGAGGCCATTGCTCTTGTCCATGCCGACGAGGGTTATCTCTTCCTTGGAAAGGAAGTGCAGGCCGCGCGCTCGGCCGAGCGAAAGGACGTGGAGAGCGGCACCGCCCCACCCCACGAGACCATTGCCCGCACGCTGCTGGCCGAAGTGGGCCGCACGGGAAAGCCCGCGCTCGTATTTTCGAGCGATACCGAGACCCACGATTCCAAAGACCTGGGCGAGATGCTCAAGGAACTGAGCCTCGTCAGCCTGCTCGTCGTGCCCATCCGCGCGCGCGGTGAGGTGCTCGGCACCATCTATCTGCACAACCGCTACAACCGCGGCGCGTTCACCCAGGAGAACCTCTTTCTGATCGAGGCCTTCTGCGACCAGGCGGGCCTGGCGATCCTGAACTCGCGGCGCCTGGAACAGGCCCTCGATCACGAGCAGCGCCTGAGCGAAGAGGTGGAGTATTTAAAGCGCGAGCTCTCGGGCTCCCACCAGCTCGTCGTCGGGCAGTCGCGCCACTTTCAAAAAGCGCTGCGCACCGCCCGCAAGGCCGCGCGCTCGGACGCAAGCGTGCTCATCCGCGGCGAGACCGGCACCGGCAAGGAGCTCCTCGCCCAGGAGATCCACGCGGTCTCGGACCGCGCAAGCGCGCCCTACCTGCGCGTGAACGTCCCGGCGATTCCGGGCGAGCTTCTTGAGAGCGAGCTCTTCGGTCACGAGGCCGGCGCCTTTACCGGCGCGCGGCGCAGGAAGCGCGGACTCTTCGAGATCGCCGACGGCGGAACCATCCTGCTCGACGAAATCGGCGACCTGCCCGCTTCGAGTCAGGTCAAGCTCCTTCGCGTCCTGCAGGAGCGGCGCCTCACCCGCCTTGGCGGCACCAAGGAAATCCCCATCGATGTGCGCGTGCTCGCGGCTACCAATCGCGACCTCGAAGCGCTGATGAAGGAAAAACTCTTCCGCGAAGATCTGTTCTACCGCCTCAACGTCATCACCATCGACGTGCCGCCGCTTCGCGAGCGCCCAGAGGACGTGCTGCCGCTGGCCGAGCACTTCCTCACCCACTACGCCCGCCAGAGCGGCAAGCGCATCGAGGGGTTCGCCGCCCGCGCGAAGGAGGCCCTGCTCTCCTACACCTGGCCGGGCAACGTGCGCGAGCTCGAAAACCTCATCCAGCGCGCCGTGCTTTTGGAAGACGGCGAGCAGCTCACGCTCAGCGAAGCCCCGGGCCTCTCGGCCGCCACCCCTGAAGCCGCTCGCGGCGCCAAGAACTACCGCCGGCGCGTCAAGCAGACCCAGGCCGAAGCCATTCGCGAGGCGCTGGCCACCACCGGCGGCAACAAGAAGCAGGCCGCCCGCCTGCTGGGCCTCTCGCGCTCGAGATTCTACGAGCTGCTCGGGGAGCTGGGCGTGGGTTAACGCGGCGGGCCGTACGAAAGTGCGACAGCGCTTGCCCTCGGGGCCTGCGCGGGCCAAACTCGTTAGCGAATCATGCCAATGAATCTTTCAGGACTGGACCAGTTTTTTGCCTTGTGTGCGGCAGTCGGTGGGGCGCTGTTTGTCGTCCAGCTGTTTCTGCAGTTCGTCGTGGGGCACGACTCCGACGGGCTCGATGCCGACTTTGACGGCGACGTCGATGCGGACTTCGACGACGGCGGCCACGACGGGGCTGACAAGTCCTTCAAGCTGCTCTCGCTCCAGGGCATGACCGCCTTCTTCATGATGTTCGGGCTGGTGGGCCTCGCGCTTCACCGGCAGTCGCTGACGACAGAGCCCGTGGCAGTCGCCGGTGGCACGCTCGCCGGGCTGGGGACGACCTGGATCATGGGCCGCCTCTTCAACTTTATGAAGGGCATGCAATCGAGCGGCACCATGAAAATGAGTGACGCCATCGGGCGGGAAGGCTCGGTTTACCTGGGCATTCCCGAGGGTGGAACCGGCAAGGTGCAGGTCAGCGTCAGTGGCCACCTGAGCACCTTCGACGCGATCAGCGACAACAAGTCGGCCATCGAGACCGGAAGCGCCGTACGCGTCGTGCGCGTCGTAAACGAGCACGTGCTCGTCGTCGAGCCGGTCTAGCAAGAGTCTTCGATCGGGGCGGCGCGCGGTCTGCGTGCGCCGACAGGGGGAAACATGGAAATATTTGGTCTGGGCCTTGGTTACTGGGGCGTCGTCATCGCGGCATTCGTCTTCCTGATCGTCTCAACGATCATGTTCCTGGCTTCGCGCTACAAGCGCTGCCCCTCCGACATGATCCTCGTCGTCTACGGCAAGGTGGGCCAGGGCCAGTCCTCGAACTGCATCCACGGCGGCGGCACGCTCGTATGGCCGCTCATCCAGGACTACGCCTTCCTCAAGCTCACGCCGCTGACCATTTCGATCCCGCTGCGCAACGCCCTTTCGCTGCAGAACATCCGGATCGACGTGCCCAGCACCTTCACGGTGGGCATCTCTACCCAGCCGGCCATCATGCAGAACGCCGCCGAGCGACTGCTGGGCCTTGCAGGCAAGCAGATGGAGGACATGGCTCGCGAGATCATCTTCGGCCAGCTCCGCCTGACCGTCGCCTCGCTCACCATCGAACAGATCAACCAGGACCGCGAGAGCTTCCTGGCCGCCATTCGCAAGAACGTGGAGCCCGAGCTCAACAAGGTCGGCCTCTACCTGATCAACGTCAACATCACCGACATCACCGACGAGTCCGATTACATCGAGTCCATCGGAAAGAAAGCGGCCTCCGAAGCGATCAACCGCGCGAAGGTGGACGTGGCAGAGCAGGACAAGCTCGGCGCCATCGGCGAGTCCGAGGCCGTGCGTGAACGAGAGATCCGCGTGGCCGAAAACGTCGCCCAGTCCGAGAAGGGCAAGAAGGCCGCGCAGGCCGACCAGCGCATCTTCGTCCAGCAACAGGAAACCACGGCCGCCCTGGGCGAGGCCGAGGCCGAACGCAAGAAACAGATCGGCGTGGCAGAAAACGCCGCAGAGTCGGTGAAGGGCGAAAAGGCCGCTGAATCGAACCAGCGTATCTTTGTTCAGGAACGCGAGGCCGAAGCCGTCGCCGGAGAGAACGCATCGAAGGCGCGCATCGCCCAGGTCAACGCCGACCTGGCCACCAAGGAAGCGGCCGCCCGCCAGCAGGGCGAGGTCGCCCGCCGCGTCGCAGAGGTCGAGATCCAGAAGGCACAGGCCCGCGCCGAGGAAGAACGTCTG
It contains:
- a CDS encoding sigma-54-dependent Fis family transcriptional regulator, which produces TGDFDAAARDLKDAQEIFSALKNPKDLALVAEGRIELAVRAHDGDAAASALRTLKGLVDEKDEYGRHKLAVVELRVELLQDSPALPSRLEKAAERALGFFQTRGYLSLLWETSALLGELRLATGNPGGAREALLRANDAHEEIRRTLPARAQSAYDQRAAVRAFARACREAQLDKSSFVLLKILEFNKKLNEGFGIRGASEFLTDVLDEAIALVHADEGYLFLGKEVQAARSAERKDVESGTAPPHETIARTLLAEVGRTGKPALVFSSDTETHDSKDLGEMLKELSLVSLLVVPIRARGEVLGTIYLHNRYNRGAFTQENLFLIEAFCDQAGLAILNSRRLEQALDHEQRLSEEVEYLKRELSGSHQLVVGQSRHFQKALRTARKAARSDASVLIRGETGTGKELLAQEIHAVSDRASAPYLRVNVPAIPGELLESELFGHEAGAFTGARRRKRGLFEIADGGTILLDEIGDLPASSQVKLLRVLQERRLTRLGGTKEIPIDVRVLAATNRDLEALMKEKLFREDLFYRLNVITIDVPPLRERPEDVLPLAEHFLTHYARQSGKRIEGFAARAKEALLSYTWPGNVRELENLIQRAVLLEDGEQLTLSEAPGLSAATPEAARGAKNYRRRVKQTQAEAIREALATTGGNKKQAARLLGLSRSRFYELLGELGVG
- a CDS encoding flotillin family protein yields the protein MEIFGLGLGYWGVVIAAFVFLIVSTIMFLASRYKRCPSDMILVVYGKVGQGQSSNCIHGGGTLVWPLIQDYAFLKLTPLTISIPLRNALSLQNIRIDVPSTFTVGISTQPAIMQNAAERLLGLAGKQMEDMAREIIFGQLRLTVASLTIEQINQDRESFLAAIRKNVEPELNKVGLYLINVNITDITDESDYIESIGKKAASEAINRAKVDVAEQDKLGAIGESEAVREREIRVAENVAQSEKGKKAAQADQRIFVQQQETTAALGEAEAERKKQIGVAENAAESVKGEKAAESNQRIFVQEREAEAVAGENASKARIAQVNADLATKEAAARQQGEVARRVAEVEIQKAQARAEEERLRAAEVVREEIDRQKMEIAAEAVAEKTRREAKGKADAVLAQYEAEAKGIRQVLDSKAAGYRSLVESCGGDARAAATFLLVEKLEQIVGKQVEAIQNLKIDKI